In the Kribbella sp. NBC_00482 genome, one interval contains:
- a CDS encoding CBS domain-containing protein, whose translation MRHPLKVSDVMTRDVITVTEDTPYKEIVSLLAANHISAVPVVNQYGGIGGIVSETDLVRKEEFQRRRTPWTLRWWRHAARSKAAGLRAAEVMSHPAVTIEQTATIPEAAQLMAARGITRLVVTHDDVLAGIVTRSDLLKAFLEPDDRLLQRVRREVVVHALWDDPFSIQASAKDGVVTLSGEVEQRSTADVVAKLTREVDGVVGVVNQLAWVYDDLASAPDLQPSPELRRRP comes from the coding sequence ATGAGGCATCCGTTGAAGGTGTCGGACGTGATGACGCGCGACGTCATCACGGTCACCGAGGACACGCCGTACAAGGAGATCGTCTCGCTGCTGGCGGCGAACCACATCAGCGCCGTGCCGGTGGTGAACCAGTACGGCGGCATCGGCGGGATCGTCTCGGAGACGGACCTGGTCCGGAAGGAGGAGTTTCAGCGGCGGCGGACACCCTGGACGCTGCGCTGGTGGCGGCATGCAGCACGTTCGAAGGCCGCCGGGCTTCGGGCAGCTGAAGTGATGTCGCACCCTGCGGTGACGATCGAGCAGACGGCGACCATTCCCGAGGCCGCGCAGTTGATGGCGGCACGCGGGATCACCCGGCTGGTCGTGACTCACGACGACGTGCTGGCCGGAATTGTCACCAGGTCGGATCTGCTGAAAGCGTTCCTGGAGCCGGACGACCGCCTCCTGCAACGCGTCCGCCGGGAGGTCGTGGTCCACGCGTTGTGGGACGACCCGTTCAGCATCCAGGCCAGCGCCAAGGACGGTGTCGTGACACTGTCCGGCGAGGTCGAGCAGCGCAGTACGGCGGATGTCGTCGCGAAGCTGACCCGTGAGGTCGATGGTGTGGTGGGTGTCGTCAACCAATTGGCCTGGGTGTACGACGACCTGGCGTCGGCGCCGGACCTCCAGCCGTCACCCGAACTCCGGCGCCGTCCCTGA
- a CDS encoding flavodoxin domain-containing protein: MSKKVLVAYASKMGATADIAAAIGDELRAHGHSVDVVDVAGVKDVAPYDAVVLGSAIYIRRWRRDAVRFLRHNIGALRQRQVWLFHSGPVGPDKDEDQAMPPAVRHLAQEIGATPAVTFAGRLEPATAKGFLARRLAAGNLAGDARDWDKIRAWSADVSAAIEATQRSISHRPPSAPSPKRPAGHFLG, encoded by the coding sequence ATGTCCAAGAAGGTGTTGGTCGCGTACGCCAGCAAGATGGGCGCGACCGCGGACATCGCCGCGGCGATCGGTGACGAGCTGCGCGCACACGGGCACTCCGTCGACGTTGTCGATGTGGCCGGAGTGAAGGACGTCGCGCCGTACGACGCTGTGGTCCTGGGCAGCGCGATCTACATCCGCCGCTGGCGTCGGGACGCAGTGCGGTTCCTCCGCCACAACATCGGCGCCCTCCGGCAGCGCCAGGTCTGGCTCTTCCACAGCGGGCCGGTCGGACCGGACAAGGACGAGGACCAGGCGATGCCGCCGGCCGTCCGTCACCTCGCTCAGGAAATCGGTGCCACACCTGCCGTCACGTTCGCGGGCCGTTTGGAACCGGCTACTGCGAAGGGCTTCTTGGCCCGCCGGCTCGCGGCAGGCAACCTCGCCGGCGACGCACGCGACTGGGACAAGATCCGCGCCTGGTCGGCCGACGTCAGCGCCGCCATCGAAGCCACCCAACGCAGCATCTCGCACCGCCCACCCTCCGCCCCCTCCCCCAAACGCCCAGCCGGCCACTTCCTCGGCTGA
- a CDS encoding DUF1918 domain-containing protein, with the protein MRATAGNWLVVESNHRGAPSRRGLIVEVHGTDGAPPYLVRWYDTDAETLFFPGPDTHVLTTEQLHRH; encoded by the coding sequence ATGAGGGCGACGGCAGGCAACTGGCTGGTAGTCGAAAGCAACCATCGAGGTGCTCCGTCACGGCGCGGTTTGATCGTCGAAGTGCACGGCACCGACGGCGCACCGCCGTACCTCGTGCGCTGGTACGACACCGACGCGGAGACGCTTTTCTTCCCGGGTCCCGATACGCACGTTCTCACGACGGAGCAACTGCACAGACACTGA